The following are encoded in a window of Deltaproteobacteria bacterium genomic DNA:
- a CDS encoding TIGR02147 family protein — MIYCLCMEIKTINIFSFIEYKKFLTAVFKLNNKIRGMYKMMAAAANCQASYISQVMRRGSKVQLTPEQAFGVSQFFLLSPKERDYFLLLVDLERAAPGPLKKLLTEKVKSIQSNALEIGNILERPMIENKEELVRFFSTWMYSYIHILTSIPEYQSTEAISKKVNISVDSVLSILSDLENMNYIQRENGLWKYSGKLGHIDAKSRFIGNHHNNWRQQALLDVQLNPSPESVHFTGVYSISSSDYVKIRSCVLECLKEVNSIALSSGTEEVIIFCCDFFKK, encoded by the coding sequence ATGATATACTGTTTATGTATGGAAATAAAAACGATAAATATTTTTTCTTTTATTGAATATAAGAAATTCCTGACGGCGGTGTTTAAATTAAATAACAAAATCAGGGGTATGTATAAAATGATGGCGGCGGCCGCTAATTGTCAAGCCAGTTATATTTCCCAAGTTATGCGCAGGGGGTCTAAAGTTCAATTAACTCCGGAACAGGCTTTTGGTGTCAGTCAATTTTTTTTGCTGAGTCCGAAAGAGCGTGACTATTTTTTATTACTTGTTGATTTAGAACGAGCCGCCCCAGGACCTCTAAAAAAACTGCTGACGGAGAAAGTAAAATCAATTCAAAGTAATGCTCTCGAAATTGGTAATATTCTTGAAAGACCTATGATTGAGAATAAAGAAGAGCTTGTGAGGTTTTTTAGCACATGGATGTATTCTTATATTCATATTCTCACAAGTATTCCTGAGTATCAAAGTACCGAAGCTATTTCAAAAAAAGTTAATATTTCTGTTGATTCTGTCCTTAGTATTTTATCTGATTTAGAAAATATGAATTACATCCAACGTGAAAACGGTCTGTGGAAGTACTCAGGCAAGCTAGGTCATATTGATGCAAAATCTCGTTTTATTGGAAATCATCATAATAATTGGCGACAACAAGCACTTTTAGACGTTCAATTGAATCCTTCACCAGAATCAGTGCACTTCACTGGAGTTTACTCTATTTCAAGTTCTGACTATGTTAAAATAAGATCCTGTGTTCTGGAGTGCTTGAAGGAGGTTAATTCCATAGCTCTTTCTTCAGGAACGGAAGAGGTAATTATTTTTTGTTGTGATTTTTTCAAGAAGTAA